Proteins from a genomic interval of Clostridium sp. AN503:
- a CDS encoding cation:proton antiporter, with protein sequence MLTSLAFIFLAGLFMAAVCQQLKLPRIIGMLLTGIVLGPYALDLLDPSILSISADLRQMALIIILLKAGLSLDLSDLKKVGRPAILMSFLPASFEILAFVLFAPGILGVTRMEAAVMGVVLGAVSPAVVVPRMVQLMESRYGTEKSIPQLILAGASCDDIFVIVLFTTFTGMAQGGSANWSDFVNIPVSIILGIALGALAGWFMSLFFETAYAHRHCVRNSTKVVILLGISFLLIAAENWLKGHVSVSGLLAVVSMACVLKLRSTAFVSKRLSEKFGKLWIAAEIILFVLVGAAVDIRYTLGAGAAAVGMIFLALAFRAAGVFLCMLHTPLNLKERLFCMIAYLPKATVQAAIGSVPLAMGLPCGRIVLSVAVLAIIITAPLGAFGMDVTYKKFLVREIN encoded by the coding sequence ATGTTAACATCACTTGCATTTATCTTTCTGGCTGGGCTTTTCATGGCGGCGGTATGCCAGCAGCTCAAGCTGCCGCGCATCATTGGAATGCTGCTTACGGGGATTGTCCTGGGACCTTATGCCCTGGATCTGCTGGACCCGTCTATCCTTTCAATCTCTGCGGACCTGCGGCAGATGGCCCTGATCATCATTCTTTTGAAGGCGGGGCTGTCACTGGATCTGTCGGATCTAAAAAAAGTGGGGCGTCCGGCGATCCTGATGTCCTTTTTGCCGGCCAGCTTTGAGATCCTGGCATTTGTCCTGTTTGCGCCGGGGATACTCGGCGTGACAAGGATGGAGGCGGCTGTGATGGGAGTGGTTCTGGGGGCAGTCTCTCCGGCGGTGGTCGTTCCACGGATGGTACAGCTTATGGAATCCCGGTACGGTACGGAGAAAAGTATCCCGCAGCTTATCCTGGCAGGCGCGTCCTGTGACGATATTTTTGTGATCGTGCTGTTTACCACGTTCACGGGGATGGCACAGGGAGGTTCTGCCAATTGGTCGGATTTTGTGAACATCCCGGTCTCCATTATCCTTGGGATTGCACTGGGGGCATTGGCCGGATGGTTCATGAGCCTGTTTTTTGAAACAGCCTATGCCCACAGGCACTGCGTGCGCAACAGTACAAAGGTCGTGATCCTTCTTGGGATCTCCTTCCTGCTCATTGCTGCTGAGAACTGGCTGAAGGGCCATGTTTCCGTCTCGGGGCTGCTGGCTGTGGTGAGCATGGCCTGCGTGCTGAAGCTTAGAAGTACGGCATTTGTGTCAAAACGGCTGTCAGAGAAGTTTGGTAAACTGTGGATTGCCGCAGAGATCATCCTGTTTGTGCTGGTTGGCGCGGCGGTGGATATCCGCTATACACTTGGCGCAGGGGCGGCAGCGGTGGGAATGATCTTTCTGGCGCTCGCATTCCGGGCGGCGGGTGTGTTCCTATGTATGCTGCATACCCCTCTGAATTTAAAGGAGCGGCTGTTCTGTATGATCGCGTATCTCCCCAAAGCCACGGTCCAGGCTGCGATCGGCTCCGTTCCGCTGGCTATGGGCCTGCCCTGCGGCAGGATCGTGCTGTCGGTGGCGGTCCTGGCAATTATCATTACAGCTCCGCTGGGCGCTTTTGGCATGGATGTTACCTATAAAAAATTTCTTGTAAGGGAAATAAATTAA
- a CDS encoding serine hydrolase, whose product MNTREHETMKMRGSADVTYLGQTVDQMILDFMREQDIPGLTLAIVQAPYIPRVVGYGMSDTEGKRLASANTMWPAGPISQAFAAVAIMQLYEDGMLGLDDTLAVHIPEVPDSWKSITIIQLLRHASGLPDYRDIPHWSPFTDWTFTGLLDLIRHQELHFFPGTDVAQNASNFLFLTEIVERVSGKSYHDFVTERQIRFLGLRRTGFAEDEDLFMHEDVSLTDNVHQLFKKNGLYIDPTEYAASYNSDGRPVQRVKSSALRGFSDIWASAQDISFWDIGLAGGVLIHEPEHRALVYASWQLPDGREMPAVAGWQFYRHRGLMDIKGSVPGFSSFLSRFTHPEELVCVTLLANKEGVDFTNLGRRIAGAFGDLLSTNYDDNRLYLLEGQFPADETVHRLEQELTARSIPLFAKFDHAQNAREAGLELRPTTVLVFGSPKVGTGLMQADQSISLELPLRISVWEDEAGSTWLAFPRIALMADAYGLAGHPVIEKMQKLLEELVRKAGSIY is encoded by the coding sequence ATGAACACAAGAGAACATGAAACCATGAAAATGCGCGGCAGCGCCGACGTCACTTATCTCGGACAGACCGTTGACCAGATGATCCTTGACTTTATGAGGGAACAGGATATCCCCGGACTGACACTGGCGATCGTCCAGGCTCCTTATATCCCCCGCGTCGTAGGATACGGCATGTCTGATACAGAAGGAAAAAGACTGGCCTCCGCCAATACCATGTGGCCGGCTGGACCGATCTCACAGGCATTTGCGGCAGTAGCCATTATGCAGTTATATGAAGATGGTATGCTTGGTCTGGACGATACGCTGGCCGTACATATACCAGAAGTGCCGGACAGCTGGAAATCCATTACCATAATCCAGCTTCTCCGCCATGCTTCTGGACTGCCTGACTACCGTGACATCCCTCATTGGTCACCCTTCACAGATTGGACCTTCACAGGGCTTTTGGATCTGATCCGCCATCAGGAACTACACTTTTTTCCGGGAACAGATGTGGCGCAGAACGCTTCCAATTTCCTGTTCCTCACTGAGATCGTGGAACGTGTCAGCGGGAAATCCTATCATGACTTTGTAACAGAACGGCAGATCCGGTTTTTAGGCCTGCGCCGCACCGGCTTTGCTGAGGATGAGGATCTATTTATGCACGAGGATGTTTCTCTGACTGACAATGTACACCAGCTTTTCAAAAAGAACGGGCTGTACATTGATCCAACCGAATATGCCGCCAGCTACAATAGCGATGGCAGACCGGTACAGAGAGTGAAATCCTCTGCGTTGCGGGGTTTTTCTGACATCTGGGCTTCCGCACAGGATATTTCCTTCTGGGACATCGGCCTTGCAGGCGGTGTACTGATCCACGAGCCGGAACACCGGGCTCTGGTATACGCCTCCTGGCAGCTTCCCGACGGCCGGGAGATGCCTGCCGTTGCAGGATGGCAGTTTTACAGGCATCGGGGATTGATGGATATTAAGGGAAGCGTCCCCGGATTCTCCAGCTTCTTGAGCCGTTTCACCCATCCGGAGGAGTTAGTCTGCGTTACTCTGCTCGCCAACAAAGAAGGAGTGGATTTTACTAACCTTGGGCGGCGCATTGCGGGAGCCTTCGGAGATCTGCTGTCCACCAACTATGATGACAACCGCCTCTACCTGCTGGAAGGACAGTTCCCTGCAGATGAGACCGTCCACCGCTTGGAACAGGAGCTTACAGCCCGCAGTATCCCGCTGTTTGCTAAGTTCGATCATGCACAGAACGCAAGGGAAGCCGGTCTGGAGCTTCGCCCTACCACAGTACTTGTCTTCGGCTCGCCCAAAGTGGGGACCGGGCTGATGCAGGCAGACCAGAGCATTTCCCTGGAACTGCCGCTGCGCATCTCCGTCTGGGAAGACGAAGCCGGCAGTACCTGGCTGGCGTTCCCGCGCATCGCCCTGATGGCGGATGCATATGGTCTTGCCGGACATCCGGTTATTGAAAAAATGCAAAAGCTATTGGAAGAACTGGTCCGAAAGGCTGGAAGCATCTACTGA
- the fba gene encoding class II fructose-1,6-bisphosphate aldolase, with translation MLVSATEMLKKAKEGHYAVGQFNINNLEWTKAVLSTAQELNSPVILGVSEGAGKYMTGYRTVVGMVNGMMEELGITVPVALHLDHGSYEGCLKCIEAGFSSVMFDGSHYPIEENIEKTTALVKLCHEKGISLEAEVGSIGGEEDGVVGMGECADPNECKAVADLGIDFLAAGIGNIHGKYPENWKGLSFETLAAIQEKTGEMPLVLHGGTGIPTDMIKKAIDLGVAKINVNTECQLSFAAATREYIEAGKDLAGKGFDPRKLLAPGTEAIKGTVKEKMEIFGSVGKA, from the coding sequence ATGTTAGTATCTGCAACAGAAATGCTGAAAAAAGCAAAAGAAGGACATTATGCAGTAGGACAGTTCAACATCAACAATCTGGAGTGGACCAAGGCAGTCCTGTCAACCGCACAGGAGCTGAATTCCCCGGTTATTTTAGGTGTATCTGAAGGCGCAGGCAAATATATGACCGGTTACCGCACCGTAGTGGGTATGGTAAACGGCATGATGGAGGAGCTTGGGATCACGGTTCCGGTAGCCCTGCATCTGGATCACGGCAGCTACGAGGGCTGTCTGAAATGTATCGAAGCAGGCTTTTCTTCCGTTATGTTTGACGGTTCCCATTATCCGATCGAGGAGAATATCGAGAAGACCACAGCGTTAGTAAAGCTGTGCCATGAAAAAGGCATCTCCCTGGAGGCTGAGGTAGGTTCCATCGGCGGCGAGGAAGACGGCGTTGTGGGTATGGGCGAGTGTGCAGACCCGAACGAGTGTAAGGCAGTCGCAGACCTGGGCATCGATTTCCTGGCAGCAGGCATTGGCAACATCCACGGTAAATATCCGGAGAATTGGAAGGGGCTGAGCTTTGAGACCCTGGCAGCGATCCAGGAGAAGACCGGCGAAATGCCGCTCGTACTGCACGGCGGTACCGGCATCCCGACCGACATGATCAAGAAAGCCATTGACCTTGGCGTAGCGAAGATCAATGTAAATACGGAGTGCCAGCTTTCCTTCGCAGCAGCGACCCGCGAGTACATCGAGGCAGGCAAGGATTTAGCAGGCAAGGGCTTTGATCCGCGTAAGCTTTTGGCTCCTGGTACCGAGGCGATCAAAGGTACTGTGAAAGAGAAGATGGAGATCTTTGGTTCTGTTGGAAAAGCATGA
- the thrC gene encoding threonine synthase has product MNLSYQSTRGKESGLSASQAILKGLADDGGLFMPTFIPKLDVSMEELAGMTYQETAYQVMKLFLNDFTEEELRYCIECAYDKKFDTEEIAPLVKADGAYYLELFHGSTIAFKDMALSILPYLMTTSAKKNHVENEIVILTATSGDTGKAAMAGFADVPGTRIIVFYPKGGVSRVQELQMVTQKGDNTSVVAIHGNFDDAQTGVKMIFGDREFGERLAEKRFQLSSANSINIGRLVPQVVYYVYAYARLVQNGEIKNGDQINITVPTGNFGNILAAYFAKQMGVPVKTLICASNDNKVLYDFFRTGTYDKKRDFILTSSPSMDILISSNLERLIYLSAGSDAQANKAMMEQLSAAGAYTVTDSMREFMKDFVGGYATEAENAEGIRHLYDETGYMIDTHTGVASCVYKNYVRETGDRTPTVIASTASPYKFSHSVMEAVFGDQGSKDEFAIIDDLCKASGVPIPPAVEEIRSAEVRHTRESDVADLEKTVAEILGL; this is encoded by the coding sequence ATGAATTTATCCTATCAGAGTACCCGGGGCAAGGAGAGCGGCCTGTCTGCGTCTCAGGCGATCTTAAAAGGGCTGGCAGATGATGGCGGCCTGTTCATGCCCACCTTCATTCCGAAGCTGGATGTTTCCATGGAGGAGCTGGCGGGGATGACCTATCAGGAGACTGCATATCAGGTTATGAAGCTGTTTTTGAATGATTTTACGGAGGAGGAGCTTCGGTACTGCATCGAGTGCGCATACGACAAAAAGTTTGATACGGAAGAGATCGCACCGCTTGTGAAGGCGGACGGAGCTTATTATCTGGAGCTGTTCCATGGCAGCACCATTGCGTTTAAGGATATGGCGCTCTCTATTCTTCCCTATCTGATGACAACATCTGCAAAGAAGAATCATGTGGAGAACGAGATCGTGATCCTGACCGCTACTTCCGGGGACACAGGCAAGGCAGCTATGGCGGGATTTGCCGATGTTCCAGGTACCAGGATCATCGTGTTCTATCCCAAGGGCGGCGTCAGCAGGGTCCAGGAGCTTCAGATGGTCACCCAGAAAGGGGACAATACCAGCGTTGTGGCGATCCACGGCAACTTCGACGACGCCCAGACCGGTGTCAAGATGATCTTCGGGGATCGTGAGTTTGGTGAAAGGCTGGCAGAAAAACGCTTCCAGCTTTCTTCAGCCAATTCTATTAATATAGGAAGACTGGTGCCGCAGGTGGTATATTATGTATATGCATATGCCAGGCTGGTTCAGAACGGTGAGATCAAAAACGGCGACCAGATCAATATCACCGTGCCCACCGGCAACTTTGGCAATATCCTGGCGGCGTACTTTGCAAAACAGATGGGCGTGCCGGTGAAGACCCTGATCTGTGCTTCCAACGACAACAAGGTGCTGTATGACTTTTTCCGCACCGGTACCTATGACAAAAAGAGGGACTTTATCCTGACCAGTTCTCCGTCCATGGACATCCTGATCTCCAGCAACTTAGAGCGGCTGATCTATTTGAGCGCCGGCAGTGACGCCCAGGCAAATAAAGCCATGATGGAGCAGCTTTCCGCTGCTGGAGCCTACACAGTGACCGACAGCATGAGAGAGTTTATGAAAGATTTTGTCGGAGGATATGCGACCGAGGCGGAGAATGCAGAAGGAATCCGTCATCTCTATGACGAGACCGGCTACATGATCGACACCCATACCGGCGTCGCTTCCTGCGTCTACAAAAATTATGTCCGTGAGACCGGCGACAGGACTCCGACTGTGATCGCATCCACCGCCAGCCCGTACAAATTCTCTCACAGCGTCATGGAAGCAGTATTCGGCGACCAGGGCAGCAAAGATGAGTTTGCCATCATAGACGATCTGTGCAAAGCCTCAGGCGTCCCGATCCCTCCGGCTGTGGAGGAGATCCGCAGCGCAGAGGTGCGCCACACCCGCGAAAGCGACGTTGCAGATTTGGAAAAGACCGTGGCAGAAATCCTGGGCCTGTAG
- a CDS encoding amino acid ABC transporter ATP-binding protein has protein sequence MIKVENLKKNFGSLEVLKNINLTVEEGEKLVIIGPSGSGKSTLIRCINYLEEPTSGEVYINDQLLTKKNRGEMAKNYSSMVFQQFNLYPHMTVLQNLTLAPIKLQKVPKKEAEENAMKYLERVGLADKANCYPQNLSGGQQQRVAIARALCTKQKLILFDEPTSALDPEMVQEVLDVMIGLSQENITMVCVTHEMGFARQVADRVIFMDDGTIVEEGTPEHFFTNPENERTKAFLSKILH, from the coding sequence ATGATTAAAGTGGAAAACTTAAAAAAGAACTTCGGAAGCCTGGAGGTTTTAAAGAACATCAACTTAACCGTAGAAGAAGGCGAAAAGCTCGTCATCATCGGACCGTCCGGCAGTGGCAAGAGCACTTTAATCCGCTGCATCAACTATCTGGAGGAGCCGACTTCCGGCGAGGTCTATATCAATGACCAGCTTCTGACAAAGAAGAACCGCGGCGAGATGGCAAAGAACTATTCTTCCATGGTATTCCAGCAGTTTAACCTTTACCCGCACATGACCGTGCTCCAGAACCTTACCCTTGCGCCGATCAAGCTGCAGAAGGTCCCGAAAAAGGAAGCGGAAGAAAATGCCATGAAATACCTGGAGCGTGTAGGGCTTGCAGATAAGGCCAACTGCTATCCGCAGAATCTGTCCGGCGGCCAGCAGCAGCGTGTGGCTATTGCCCGTGCGCTGTGCACCAAGCAGAAACTGATCCTGTTCGATGAGCCTACCAGCGCATTAGACCCGGAGATGGTCCAGGAGGTACTGGATGTTATGATCGGTCTTTCTCAGGAAAATATCACGATGGTATGCGTAACCCACGAGATGGGATTTGCCAGACAGGTTGCGGACCGTGTGATCTTTATGGACGACGGCACTATTGTCGAGGAAGGCACCCCGGAGCATTTCTTCACTAACCCGGAGAATGAACGCACCAAGGCATTTTTAAGTAAGATTCTGCATTAA
- a CDS encoding transporter substrate-binding domain-containing protein, translated as MKKTMKTSALLMAAAMMVSAALTGCGGSGSTATTAAADTTAAGDTAAAGDAAAADGVSADVQKIIDAGVLKVGAKVDVPKFGMQNTATGEMEGVEVDLAYEIAGKIFGCTAAEAKEKKLVAFQGVTAKTRGPLIDNGEVDMVIATYTITPERKETWNFSDPYYTDAVGLMVLKDSGINSIEDLDGKVIAVSQGSTTKDGFNKYVAEKGYNVKPEFEEFDGYPSMAAALAAKNVDVFSVDRAILAGYNDETTIILPDRFAEQEYGVASKLDNKGLAELVNGVVTDLKSSGKMDEMLKGWGIE; from the coding sequence ATGAAGAAGACTATGAAAACAAGTGCCCTGCTGATGGCTGCCGCTATGATGGTGAGCGCCGCTTTAACAGGCTGCGGAGGTTCCGGAAGCACCGCAACCACTGCTGCTGCGGATACCACTGCTGCCGGTGATACGGCTGCTGCCGGCGATGCTGCCGCTGCCGACGGCGTGAGCGCTGATGTACAGAAGATCATCGACGCAGGCGTATTAAAGGTCGGCGCCAAGGTTGACGTTCCGAAATTCGGTATGCAGAACACGGCTACCGGCGAGATGGAAGGCGTCGAGGTTGACTTAGCTTACGAGATCGCAGGCAAGATCTTCGGCTGCACCGCAGCGGAAGCCAAGGAAAAGAAGCTGGTTGCTTTCCAGGGCGTTACCGCCAAGACCAGAGGCCCGTTGATCGACAACGGCGAGGTGGATATGGTTATCGCAACCTACACCATCACTCCTGAGAGAAAAGAGACCTGGAATTTCTCTGATCCGTACTATACCGATGCAGTTGGCCTGATGGTCCTCAAAGATTCCGGCATCAACTCCATCGAAGATCTGGACGGCAAGGTTATCGCGGTTTCACAGGGTTCCACTACAAAGGACGGCTTCAACAAATACGTGGCAGAAAAAGGCTATAATGTAAAACCGGAATTCGAGGAATTTGACGGATATCCGTCCATGGCTGCGGCCCTGGCTGCAAAGAACGTGGATGTATTCTCCGTAGACCGTGCAATCCTCGCAGGCTACAATGACGAGACCACCATCATCCTTCCTGACCGTTTTGCAGAGCAGGAGTACGGTGTGGCTTCCAAACTGGATAACAAAGGTCTTGCAGAGCTGGTGAACGGCGTTGTGACTGATTTAAAGAGCAGCGGCAAGATGGACGAAATGCTGAAAGGTTGGGGAATCGAGTAA
- a CDS encoding amino acid ABC transporter permease, with product MIKDLFDVKRWEAFLKVLPTEYIPGFIMTLKVALAGLLLALALGVIFGMLSTTKVKFLKFISRVYVEFFQNTPLVVQVFFYYACLPYVIGGRIPKFTLGVIGVGIYHGAYISEVIRTGIEAVPKGQFEAAYSQGFNYLQTMCYIILPQTMKMILPPLTNQALNLVKNTSVLAMVAGMDLMYHADSWGSDRGYFVQAYLPCALLYFAICFPLARLARYLEIRAKRTPVPKKQKGVA from the coding sequence ATGATAAAAGATCTGTTTGACGTAAAACGCTGGGAGGCATTCCTGAAGGTGCTCCCCACGGAATACATACCAGGATTTATCATGACTCTGAAGGTAGCGCTGGCAGGACTTCTGCTGGCGCTCGCCCTTGGGGTCATCTTCGGTATGTTATCCACCACGAAGGTTAAATTTTTAAAATTCATATCGAGGGTATACGTGGAATTCTTCCAAAACACGCCGTTGGTCGTGCAGGTCTTCTTTTATTATGCCTGTCTTCCATATGTGATCGGTGGAAGGATCCCCAAATTCACACTGGGCGTCATCGGCGTGGGGATTTACCATGGAGCCTATATTTCCGAGGTCATCCGCACCGGTATCGAGGCTGTGCCCAAGGGACAGTTTGAGGCTGCCTATTCCCAGGGCTTCAACTATCTCCAGACCATGTGCTACATTATCCTGCCGCAGACCATGAAGATGATCCTGCCGCCTCTGACCAACCAGGCCTTAAACCTGGTCAAGAACACCTCGGTGCTCGCCATGGTGGCCGGAATGGACCTCATGTATCATGCAGATTCCTGGGGCAGCGACCGGGGATACTTTGTCCAGGCCTATCTGCCCTGTGCACTGCTTTACTTTGCCATCTGTTTCCCCCTTGCCAGGCTGGCAAGGTATCTGGAGATCCGGGCAAAGCGCACTCCTGTACCCAAAAAGCAGAAGGGGGTGGCTTAG
- a CDS encoding amino acid ABC transporter permease gives MAGVFTTIFTKANFMFMMQGLLLTVLIAACTIVLSLFFGTFVAMLRHFCIGKLTWISWLAGAYIEFFRCTPNILWILWIRFTMQGNPTVKAIFACTLFTTAVVAEIVRGGLNGIPKGQFDGAASQGFSFWQTLNYIVLPQTFKSIIPALLSQVITIIKDTSFLKAVDIAEFMRNSTVVMGQLRTPAQIITLYGFIALCYFIICFSLSCAVRYYQKRVRIA, from the coding sequence ATGGCAGGTGTATTTACCACGATTTTTACAAAAGCAAACTTTATGTTCATGATGCAGGGACTTTTGCTGACCGTGCTCATCGCCGCATGTACCATCGTGCTGAGCCTGTTCTTTGGCACGTTTGTGGCAATGCTCCGGCATTTCTGTATCGGTAAACTGACCTGGATATCCTGGCTGGCCGGAGCCTATATCGAATTTTTCCGGTGTACGCCCAATATCCTGTGGATCCTGTGGATCCGGTTCACCATGCAGGGCAACCCGACGGTAAAGGCGATCTTCGCCTGCACCCTGTTTACCACTGCGGTTGTGGCTGAGATCGTACGCGGCGGCTTGAACGGCATCCCCAAAGGGCAGTTCGACGGCGCTGCCTCCCAGGGCTTCAGCTTCTGGCAGACCTTAAATTATATCGTACTGCCGCAGACCTTTAAGAGCATCATCCCTGCTCTGCTGTCCCAGGTCATCACCATCATTAAGGATACCTCCTTCTTAAAAGCGGTTGATATCGCAGAATTTATGCGCAACAGTACGGTTGTTATGGGACAGCTGCGTACCCCGGCTCAGATCATCACGCTGTACGGATTCATCGCACTGTGCTATTTCATCATCTGTTTCTCACTGTCCTGTGCAGTAAGATATTATCAGAAACGGGTTCGGATCGCATAA
- a CDS encoding SOS response-associated peptidase family protein, with protein MCGRYYVDESTFRETEKLLEEINGMMRGKRSPGGADFPGNETPEDPHFQGLHPCDLHPGDLAPVLVYDQDGAHTRWLRWGFPGLQKGSLIFNARSETAAEKRMFRNGLALHRIVIPARQFYEWNRAKEKITFLRKDEPVLYMAGFYDQFEDGPHFVILTTQANASMKQTHDRMPLILEKDEAMLWLSEEAKLAPILTKTPPELDKQAEYEQISFL; from the coding sequence ATGTGTGGACGTTATTATGTGGATGAGTCAACATTCCGGGAGACAGAGAAGCTGTTGGAGGAGATAAATGGCATGATGCGCGGAAAGCGTTCGCCAGGTGGAGCGGATTTTCCGGGGAACGAGACACCCGAAGACCCACATTTCCAAGGTCTGCATCCTTGTGATCTGCATCCGGGCGATCTGGCGCCGGTATTGGTATATGACCAGGACGGAGCGCATACCAGGTGGCTTCGCTGGGGATTTCCCGGTTTACAGAAAGGGAGTCTGATATTCAATGCCCGATCAGAAACTGCGGCAGAAAAGCGCATGTTCCGAAATGGCCTCGCCCTTCATCGGATTGTGATTCCGGCGCGGCAGTTTTACGAATGGAACCGGGCGAAGGAAAAGATCACTTTTCTGAGAAAGGATGAGCCGGTTTTATATATGGCCGGTTTTTATGATCAGTTCGAGGATGGGCCGCATTTTGTGATATTGACAACCCAGGCGAATGCTTCGATGAAGCAGACCCATGACCGCATGCCGTTGATCCTGGAAAAGGACGAAGCAATGCTCTGGCTGAGTGAGGAGGCAAAGCTTGCGCCAATCCTTACAAAAACTCCGCCTGAGCTGGATAAACAGGCGGAGTATGAGCAGATCAGTTTTTTGTGA
- a CDS encoding DNA polymerase IV: MQTVVFHVDVNSAFLSWEAVYRLRHLGARLDLRTIPSAVGGDVTKRHGIILAKSIPAKKYGIQTGQAVPEALRKCPELYLVPPNYNLYQRSSEAFINVLRQYSPAVEQYSIDEAYMDMTGSGNLFGDPRRTADEIRERIRDTLGFTVNIGVGSNKLTAKMASELRKPDRTHTLFPEELPEKLWPLPVRDLFYVGRATEKKLHSMGIRTIGQLAQTDPAILRAHMHKHGEIIWSFANGIDVSEVLAEPEANKGYGNSTTIAFDVTDSGTAKQVLLALAETVAARLRADEVKIGVVAVSIRNYRLETWGHQITLGAATDITGEIWQAACRAFDEAWDGVPIRHLGIHTMKVSKEKNRQIGLFDPVDYEKLERLDRTIDTIRKRYGNDAVMRASFLVGEIDHMSGGISRERRSVDYRTEKLD; this comes from the coding sequence ATGCAGACAGTAGTGTTTCATGTGGATGTGAATTCTGCATTTTTAAGCTGGGAAGCGGTGTACCGCCTGCGCCATCTGGGGGCGCGGCTGGACTTAAGGACGATTCCTTCCGCAGTAGGCGGAGATGTGACGAAGCGGCACGGGATCATCCTGGCCAAGTCGATTCCGGCAAAGAAGTATGGGATTCAGACAGGCCAGGCTGTGCCGGAGGCGCTGCGGAAGTGTCCGGAGCTGTATCTGGTGCCGCCCAACTATAACTTGTACCAGCGTTCCTCCGAGGCGTTTATCAATGTGCTGCGCCAGTATAGTCCGGCGGTTGAACAGTATTCCATTGACGAGGCATACATGGATATGACAGGCAGTGGGAATCTGTTTGGAGATCCACGGCGCACGGCAGATGAGATCCGGGAAAGAATCCGTGACACGCTGGGTTTTACGGTAAATATCGGAGTGGGAAGCAACAAGCTGACGGCGAAGATGGCTTCCGAGCTGAGGAAGCCGGACAGGACTCACACGCTGTTTCCGGAGGAGCTGCCGGAGAAACTATGGCCGCTGCCGGTAAGGGATTTATTTTATGTGGGCCGCGCCACAGAGAAGAAACTGCATTCCATGGGGATTCGTACCATAGGACAGCTTGCACAGACAGATCCTGCTATTTTGCGGGCGCACATGCACAAGCATGGGGAGATTATCTGGAGCTTTGCCAATGGGATTGATGTGAGCGAGGTTTTGGCGGAGCCGGAGGCGAACAAGGGCTACGGCAACAGTACGACCATCGCCTTTGATGTGACGGACAGCGGTACGGCAAAGCAGGTGCTTCTGGCTTTGGCGGAGACCGTAGCGGCGCGGCTGAGGGCAGACGAAGTGAAGATTGGCGTGGTGGCAGTCAGCATTCGCAATTACAGGCTTGAGACCTGGGGACACCAGATCACTCTCGGTGCTGCTACGGATATTACCGGAGAGATCTGGCAGGCAGCCTGCCGTGCATTTGATGAGGCGTGGGATGGCGTACCGATCCGCCATCTGGGCATCCATACCATGAAGGTCTCGAAGGAGAAAAACCGGCAGATCGGGCTGTTTGATCCGGTAGATTATGAGAAGCTGGAACGATTGGACCGGACCATCGATACCATCCGGAAGCGGTATGGCAATGATGCGGTCATGCGCGCCTCTTTTCTGGTGGGTGAGATAGACCATATGAGCGGGGGAATATCCAGAGAACGCCGGAGTGTGGATTACCGTACAGAGAAGCTCGATTAA
- the ttdB gene encoding L(+)-tartrate dehydratase subunit beta: MVEMKDGKKILTTPVSDEDLADINIGDIIYLNGSLTTCRDVAHRRLVEYGRELPVDVRNNAIFHAGPIIRPLEDDKFEMVSVGPTTSMRMEKFEKEFVEKTGVKVIVGKGGMGPNTEYACKTYKAIHCVFPAGNAVVAATEVEEIMAAEWRDLGMPETLWNCRVKEFGPLIVSIDTKGRNLFEENKVIFNERKEKATAEICKQVGFIK, from the coding sequence ATGGTAGAGATGAAAGATGGAAAAAAGATTTTGACAACTCCGGTCTCAGATGAGGATCTGGCGGATATCAATATCGGTGATATTATTTATTTAAACGGAAGCCTTACCACCTGCCGCGACGTGGCGCACCGCCGCCTTGTGGAGTATGGAAGGGAACTGCCGGTAGACGTGAGAAATAACGCGATCTTCCATGCGGGACCGATCATCCGCCCACTGGAGGACGACAAGTTTGAGATGGTTTCCGTAGGCCCGACTACCTCCATGCGCATGGAGAAGTTCGAGAAGGAATTTGTGGAGAAGACCGGAGTCAAGGTTATCGTGGGCAAAGGCGGAATGGGTCCCAACACAGAATATGCCTGCAAGACTTACAAGGCGATCCACTGCGTGTTCCCGGCGGGCAATGCGGTCGTGGCTGCCACAGAGGTGGAGGAGATCATGGCTGCCGAGTGGCGTGACCTGGGGATGCCGGAGACACTCTGGAACTGCCGCGTGAAGGAGTTCGGTCCTCTGATCGTCTCGATCGACACGAAGGGGCGCAATCTGTTTGAGGAGAATAAGGTGATCTTCAATGAGCGGAAGGAAAAAGCTACGGCGGAAATCTGTAAGCAGGTTGGGTTTATCAAGTAA